The DNA sequence GACGTGATGCGCAGCTACTCCGGCAAGTCCGGTTCCGCGTGTGGCCGGGACCTGGCGATGACCGCCCTCCTGGCTGGCGCCGACGCTGCGGCGGTGGCCGGCTGGCGGGAGTTCGGACGCCGGTACGGTGTACTGCGGCAGTTGGCCAACGACTGCAGGTCGGTGCGCAAAGACGTCTGCGACGACGAGGATCTCGCCAACGGCACCCGGACCCTGCTGCTCGCCCACGCGCTCGTCGGCGCGCCAGCCGACCGCCAGGAACACATCCGCCGGCTGAGCGAGCGGGCCCGCCTCGACCTGGCCGCCCGCACCGAACTGCGGGGCGAGCTGACGCGTACGGCCGTAGCCGAACGGTACGACTCGCACGTCACCGATCTGGGCCGACAGGCGAACCGGATGCTGTTCGATCTGGCCGCGCCGTCACCGTTCCGGGCGGCGGTCGAATGGATGGTCGACGTCTCCGTCGGGTCGGCCCTCATCGGTGGGCTAACTGTCGGATGACCGGGCGCAGCGGGGCCCTCGACCGGCCCGGTCAGGCCGGTTCCTTCTCCGATACCGTCGGGCGTAGCTGGCGCGCTGCGGCCAGGCCACTGCGTACGGCGCCATCCAGGTAGGGTCCACCGAGGTAGTCGCCCGCGAACGCCAGGCCCGGCAGAGCCGGCTGCGCGTCGGTGAACTCCCGGGTGCGGCGGACGTGACCCACGTCGAAACGTGGCAGGGCGCGCTCCCAGCGCTGCACGTTGCGCAGTTCGGCACCGCGCAGCCAGTCGACCGGGCCCAACACCTCGCGGAGGCGGCCGACCACCGCCTCTGCCAGGATGTCGTCGGGCCGCCCGGCGTGCCGATCGAAACCCTCGCCCGACAGGTACACGTGCACGAGCCTCTCCTCATCCGCGCCGTCGGCCGGGGCCAGCCTGAGATAGGCGTTGACGGCCGCGATCTCGGGCGCCTCGGCGGCGGGGAACAGCACGGAACCATCGGGAAACGCCGCGCTGGCCGCCCTGACCGTGAACGTCAGTACGGCGGTGCGACCGTAGGAGATTGACCGGAGGTAGGCGAGGGCCGGCTCGGGCAGGTCCGGCAGGATCGTCGCCGCCTCGCCCGCCGTGGTGGCGCAGACGACCGCGGGCGCCCGGTACGTCGTGATCCCATCGCCGGTGTCGGCCTCGATGCTGAAGTCTCCCGAGGTCTCGCGCCTGATCCGCCGGACAGTGGTACCCGTTCGGACCTCCACCCCTGCGGCCAGTGCCTGCGGGAACCGGGCCAGGCCACCACGCATGCGACGGGAGGCACCGGCGGTCGCGTGGGCCTTGAGGATCGCCAGCAGGACCGGATAGCTCGTCGTCTCCGCGTCCCAGTAGAGCATGCCCCGCAGCAGCGGCCCGAACAGGTATTCGAGGTTCTCGCTGCCGGCTCGCCGACGTAGAAAGTCCGCGCAGGACATTACGTCCAGGTGGTCGGCGCGGGCCAGGTCGGCGATGTCGAGGGCACGCCACCGGGCCGCGAGCCCGCCCGCGAAGCGGCACAGACGGAGCTTGGCCGACGCGCCGACGGCGCTGCCCGCCAGCAGCTTCGAGCCGGGAAGGATGGGGCGCAGCGTACCGTCGCGCACGACATAGGTGCCCTGGTTGTACTCGGACAGCTGCCCTGACACCCCGAGCTCATCCATCAGCCGCAGCGTCGATGCGTAGAAGGGTGTCACAAAGGCGGCCCCGGCCTCGACCACATGGCCGTTGACGGCCACGCTCCGGACCCGCCCGCCGATCTGCTCGCCACCCTCGAGAACCAGTACCCGCTGAACGGACCGACGGAGATCGTGTGCCGCGGTCAGACCCGCGACCCCACCGCCGACCACCACGACGTCGGCGGATGTTCCGTGCACCACCAGATCTCTCCCGCGTGAGTCCGTGTCGATCAGAGTGCACTGCCCGGGACGTCGGCCACCGCCGTGTCACCCGGCGACCGGCCTCTGTCGATGTCCAACCTATCGCGCGGCCGGCTCACCCGGGCGTTCGGGCGACCGCCGGTAATCGGGTCCGGGCCAGGCTTAGCGGAGCGGGCCGCTGGGTATGTGTCTGCCGGGTGCCGACGCCGGACCGAAGGAGGCGACCATGGTCGGCAGGATGATCAAGCGCTGGGCGGTAGTCGCGGTCGCCGTGCCGCTGGCGGCAGCCGGGGCGCGCAAGCTCAGCTCGGTGGTGGAGTCCCGTAGGGGCCCGTCGTCGCGTACCTCGAAGCTGCTGCGGCAGGCGGGCGACGCGCTGCACCGGAACAAGCGGCACCGCGCCAGGCGGTGAGCCGCGACAGGTTGCCCGGTCCGGAGCACGGTCGGGGTCCGTTGTCACCGGACCGGGCAACCGCCTCTCAGGTCAGGACGGGCAGTCGCCGGCCGCGCGGCGTTCGGCGATCGCGTCGGCCGCTCCCGAGGCGTACTCGACCAGCATGCCGCCGCCCGGGTCGAACCGCCAGGCGTCCTGCTCCAACCGCAGTGAGCTGTTGCCCACCGTGTCGTCGCGGCGCCAGGTCAGGTCGACGGCCGTCTCGTTGACCGGGGTCACCTCCTGCAGCTGGAACTCGACGCCGTCCTGCACCGGGCACGTCTCGTTGGTCTCGACGAACACGTCCTCCGGCACCGACTGCTGGGCCTCGGCGGTCCACAACTGCCAGGCACCCGACCAGTCGCCGCTGGCGATCAGGTCGAACTCCTGCTGGGCGACGTCGAGCGCCTCGGCGACGTTGACCTGGATCGGTTCGCGGGTCTCCGTCGGCGTGTCGACCCCTGGGACGGACGGGGTACCGGGGGACCCCGTCGGGGGCGGGGTGCAGCCGGCGACGAGTGTCAGGGCGGCCACCCCGACGAGTACGCTCGCGGTAGAGCGGCGCATGACCGTTCCTCCTCTCGGTGCGCCTCCGGCAGGGGACGGCTTTGGGAGCGCTACCAGAGGTCAATCTGGCAGCTTAGGCCCAGCATCAACTTTTGTCGATCACCTGCGGGTGGTCGGATCGGTGCTGTGTATCAGGTGTGTGAAACCTTGTGAACAAAGTTGCGCTGGTGGCCTCGACCTTTTGGCTGCTCTGCCTCGCCACACGCCGAGATAGTCTCGGTGAACGGGTTTCACCTCTTGTTCACGAACGTTCAGCCTGATAGAACACGGGGGGTGGCGCGCCGTACTTCGCGGCCCGCTTCGTCGCTCGACCCGCTACCTGAACGCACAGCTACCTGAATGCAAGGTCACCCTCGCCGTTCACGACGGAGGACTTCTCCCATGGCTGGTACCTCTCCGCGGGGCGGATCCGCCTCGCCCGCCCTCTCCCGCCGGTCGGTGCTCCAGATCGGGGGCATCGGCGCGTTCCTGTTCGCCACCGGCGCCTGTGCCTCCGGATCGGGCACCGACGGCTCCGACGACGCCTCCCCGGGCACCGCCGCCGACACCCTGCGGATCGCCGTCTCCAGCTACCTGAGCAGCTGGGACCAGGACTTCGTCGGCTTCGACCCGATCGCGCTCATGCTGTACAAGAACGTCTTCCCGTACATGATCGACTACGGGGTCACCGAGGTCGACGGCTCCCGGATCCTCGACACCGAGAACATCGTGGCGACCTTCGCCGAGTCGTTCGAACCCAACGAGGACCAGACCGTCTGGACCCTCAAGTTGCGCCGGGGCGTCACCTTCGCCAGCGGCAACGAGATGACCGCCGCCGACGTCAAGTGGTCCAAGGACCGGGCGTTCGCCGCCCAGGCCAACGTCGCCGGCATCTACCGGACCATCGGCCTGACCGAGCCGGACCAGGTCACCGTGGTCGACGACTACACCGTGCAGTTCACCCAGGCGTTCCCCAGCGCGCTGACCCGGCAGATCCAGGCGATCTCGCTGTACGTCTTCGACTCCGAGGAAGCCAAGAAGCACGCCACCGACGCCGACCCGTGGGCCACCGAGTGGTTCGCCAACAACGCCCCGACCGGCGGCTACTTCAACGTCGAGCGGGCCGTGCAGGGCCAGGAGATCGTGCTCGCCGCCAACGAGGGCTACCCGGGCCCCGACCCGGCGCAGACCAAGACCATCCGGATCTCGGTGGTTCCGGCCGCCGCCAACCAGCGACTCCAGCTGGAGGCCGGCGACATCGACGTGGCGCTGGGCATCGGCCAACGCGACATCGCCGACCTGAAGAACACCGACGGCGTCAAGGTCATCTCCGCGGCCAGCAACGAGCAGGTCGCCATCCAGATGTCGGTGACCACCGCGCCGTTCGACAACGTCGACGTCCGCAAGGCGCTCGCCCACGCGGTGCCGTACGACCAGATCATCAACAACGTGTACGGCGGCGACGCCCGCCCGACGAAGAGCCTGGTGCCGCTGGACATGCCCGGCTACGACGAGCGCGGCTACCCGTACGGCTACGACCCGGACGCCGCCCGCGCCGCGCTCGCCGCCGCCGGGGTCGACCAGATCAGCTCCGAGCTGGTCTACGCCACCGACAACGACACCCAGCAGCAGATCGCGGTCCTGGTGCAGAGCGAGGCCCGCAAGGTCGGCATCGAGCTGGAACTGGTCCCGCTGGACCCGGCCACCCTGGCCGAGCGGCGGCAGCAGAAGAACATCCCGCTGCAGATCACCGCCGGCCAGCTGTGGGTCAACGACGTCGAGTACATGCTGGCCACCAGCTTCGTCGAGGGCGCCAACCTCAACTACTCCAACTACGTCAACCCGGAGCTGGAGGAGATCTACGAGCGGTCGCACACCGTCGTCGACCCGGCCGAGCGCAACGAACTCTGGCTGCGGGTGCAGGAGATCCTGGCCGCCGACGTGCCCTGGGCGATCCTCTGCCAGCCCAACTTCAACCTGCCGGTACGCGAGGAGGTCAGTGGCTGGGTCCAGCCGATGGACGGGTTGGCCCGGCTGCGTTACCTGAGCGCTTCGGCCTGACTGTCGGCGGCGACCACCCCTCATGCGTATCGCCCGCTTCGTCGCCCGCCGGCTGCTGCAGCTCGTACCGGTGCTGCTCGGCGTGATCGTCGCG is a window from the Solwaraspora sp. WMMD792 genome containing:
- a CDS encoding ABC transporter substrate-binding protein; amino-acid sequence: MAGTSPRGGSASPALSRRSVLQIGGIGAFLFATGACASGSGTDGSDDASPGTAADTLRIAVSSYLSSWDQDFVGFDPIALMLYKNVFPYMIDYGVTEVDGSRILDTENIVATFAESFEPNEDQTVWTLKLRRGVTFASGNEMTAADVKWSKDRAFAAQANVAGIYRTIGLTEPDQVTVVDDYTVQFTQAFPSALTRQIQAISLYVFDSEEAKKHATDADPWATEWFANNAPTGGYFNVERAVQGQEIVLAANEGYPGPDPAQTKTIRISVVPAAANQRLQLEAGDIDVALGIGQRDIADLKNTDGVKVISAASNEQVAIQMSVTTAPFDNVDVRKALAHAVPYDQIINNVYGGDARPTKSLVPLDMPGYDERGYPYGYDPDAARAALAAAGVDQISSELVYATDNDTQQQIAVLVQSEARKVGIELELVPLDPATLAERRQQKNIPLQITAGQLWVNDVEYMLATSFVEGANLNYSNYVNPELEEIYERSHTVVDPAERNELWLRVQEILAADVPWAILCQPNFNLPVREEVSGWVQPMDGLARLRYLSASA
- a CDS encoding NAD(P)/FAD-dependent oxidoreductase, producing MVHGTSADVVVVGGGVAGLTAAHDLRRSVQRVLVLEGGEQIGGRVRSVAVNGHVVEAGAAFVTPFYASTLRLMDELGVSGQLSEYNQGTYVVRDGTLRPILPGSKLLAGSAVGASAKLRLCRFAGGLAARWRALDIADLARADHLDVMSCADFLRRRAGSENLEYLFGPLLRGMLYWDAETTSYPVLLAILKAHATAGASRRMRGGLARFPQALAAGVEVRTGTTVRRIRRETSGDFSIEADTGDGITTYRAPAVVCATTAGEAATILPDLPEPALAYLRSISYGRTAVLTFTVRAASAAFPDGSVLFPAAEAPEIAAVNAYLRLAPADGADEERLVHVYLSGEGFDRHAGRPDDILAEAVVGRLREVLGPVDWLRGAELRNVQRWERALPRFDVGHVRRTREFTDAQPALPGLAFAGDYLGGPYLDGAVRSGLAAARQLRPTVSEKEPA